In one window of Blastopirellula marina DNA:
- a CDS encoding Glu/Leu/Phe/Val family dehydrogenase, whose product MNAPTPSSVFAGAISRLDKAFQYADIDAEALERLKHPKQILQVSVPVRMDDGSLRVFTGYRVRHDDTRGPTKGGLRYSPHVDIEEVKALAFWMTFKCAVMNIPYGGAKGGICVNAKELSRLELERLSRGFVEQIADFIGPETDIPAPDMYTNAMIMGWMMDEYSKIHRQRTPAVITGKPIPLGGSQGRDEATGRGAYYCIKELAKKRDWEPSQIRVAVQGFGNAGQSIARLLHAEGYQVVAVSDSRGGIYKAEGFDVPSLIQIKNQSRRLQAVYCSGSVCETVQAKAITNEQLLELDVDVLIPAALEEVITAENAHAIKANVIVEVANGPITCEADEILHEKEILIVPDILANAGGVTVSYFEWVQNLQGFYWSLDEVQHRLSEMMCREFDHIYNWMVEKKIDMRTAAYAVALSRIGEAIASLGTARYFSDNDS is encoded by the coding sequence ATGAATGCCCCAACTCCATCGTCTGTCTTCGCTGGCGCCATCTCTCGCCTCGACAAAGCTTTCCAGTATGCCGACATCGATGCCGAAGCGCTCGAACGGTTGAAGCATCCTAAACAAATCCTCCAAGTCAGCGTCCCGGTCCGGATGGACGATGGCTCGTTGCGTGTGTTCACCGGTTATCGCGTTCGCCACGACGATACGCGGGGACCAACCAAGGGTGGTCTCCGCTACTCGCCCCACGTTGATATCGAAGAAGTCAAAGCGCTGGCGTTCTGGATGACCTTTAAATGCGCCGTGATGAACATTCCGTACGGCGGCGCGAAAGGGGGCATCTGTGTGAACGCGAAAGAGCTGTCTCGATTAGAGCTCGAGCGTCTCTCGCGCGGATTCGTCGAACAGATCGCCGATTTCATTGGCCCTGAAACCGACATTCCAGCCCCCGACATGTACACCAACGCCATGATCATGGGTTGGATGATGGACGAGTATTCGAAGATCCATCGCCAACGCACGCCAGCCGTGATTACAGGCAAACCGATCCCACTCGGCGGAAGCCAAGGTCGCGATGAAGCAACTGGGCGCGGGGCGTATTACTGCATTAAAGAACTGGCCAAGAAGCGTGACTGGGAGCCTTCACAAATCCGCGTTGCGGTGCAAGGATTTGGCAACGCCGGACAAAGCATCGCCCGACTCTTACACGCTGAAGGTTACCAGGTGGTGGCCGTAAGTGATTCGCGTGGGGGGATCTACAAAGCGGAAGGATTTGATGTTCCCAGCTTGATTCAAATCAAAAATCAATCTCGCCGCCTGCAAGCCGTCTACTGTAGCGGATCGGTCTGTGAAACGGTCCAAGCCAAGGCGATTACCAATGAACAACTGCTCGAGCTTGATGTCGATGTGCTCATTCCTGCCGCCTTGGAAGAAGTGATCACCGCGGAAAATGCCCATGCCATCAAGGCCAACGTGATTGTCGAAGTGGCCAATGGACCAATCACCTGCGAAGCGGACGAAATCTTGCACGAAAAGGAGATCTTGATCGTCCCCGATATCTTGGCAAATGCTGGGGGTGTGACAGTCAGCTACTTTGAGTGGGTCCAGAATCTGCAAGGCTTCTACTGGAGCTTGGACGAAGTGCAGCATCGCTTAAGTGAGATGATGTGTCGCGAGTTCGACCATATTTATAACTGGATGGTCGAGAAGAAGATCGACATGCGAACCGCCGCTTATGCAGTCGCACTATCCCGAATCGGTGAGGCCATCGCCTCGCTGGGAACGGCTCGGTATTTTTCCGACAACGATTCGTAA
- a CDS encoding glycosyltransferase family 4 protein, which translates to MPQFGDFVKKALRNSPLACNVASQRLLKIRYLFMKILQIISGFGVNGAIIQCLRLAVALAQRGHDVTLVGREDSWIQEQVEGTGVRFKPSRLKRWPLHDLREMARFIDAEQIDIVHTHNTSAQIFGLMLKTLTKIPVVATAHHTKMHAYWALKDYVIANSDHTRHMELTWNRVRKRNVETVRALIDHAPIPANSQQLRDAWRQENGFTSDDKLIGIVGDVCPRKNHLLLLKALPEVLRKVPDAKVAVVGNRCPIYIKQVRSQVIRMGLRAEFRFLNFQDDIPSVMRAIDLLVACPTQEAFGLTPPEAMAAGKPVVATKVGGLVESVAHDVNGLLVPSNNAPALSQAIIEVLSDDHLATQYGQAGQARFREMFDNTRNVIRHEEIYSEVIRRVMKREVATAKVGSVLPTSPILSRKITTVT; encoded by the coding sequence TTGCCTCAATTTGGTGATTTCGTTAAGAAGGCCCTCCGGAACTCGCCGCTGGCATGCAACGTGGCCAGCCAACGCCTACTTAAGATTCGCTACTTGTTCATGAAGATTCTCCAAATCATCTCCGGCTTCGGTGTCAACGGAGCGATCATCCAGTGCCTTCGACTGGCCGTCGCCCTGGCACAACGCGGGCACGATGTAACGCTTGTCGGGCGAGAAGATTCATGGATTCAAGAGCAAGTGGAAGGGACCGGCGTTCGCTTCAAGCCATCACGATTGAAACGCTGGCCGCTCCATGACTTGCGAGAAATGGCCCGGTTCATCGATGCCGAACAAATCGATATCGTCCACACGCACAACACCAGCGCCCAGATTTTTGGTTTGATGCTGAAAACTCTCACCAAAATCCCCGTGGTCGCCACCGCGCATCATACGAAGATGCACGCTTATTGGGCACTCAAAGACTACGTAATCGCCAATTCGGATCACACCCGCCACATGGAACTGACCTGGAACCGGGTTCGTAAACGCAACGTCGAAACGGTCCGGGCTCTGATCGATCATGCTCCGATCCCAGCTAACAGCCAGCAGCTCCGTGATGCGTGGCGTCAGGAGAACGGGTTCACCTCCGACGACAAACTCATCGGTATCGTCGGTGATGTTTGCCCACGGAAGAATCATCTGCTTCTGCTGAAGGCGCTGCCGGAAGTGCTACGTAAGGTTCCCGATGCCAAAGTAGCCGTCGTGGGGAATCGCTGTCCGATATACATCAAGCAAGTTCGCTCGCAGGTCATTCGCATGGGCCTTCGAGCAGAATTCCGCTTCCTCAACTTCCAAGACGATATCCCATCGGTGATGCGGGCAATCGATCTATTGGTCGCCTGTCCCACGCAGGAAGCCTTCGGCCTGACTCCTCCGGAAGCGATGGCAGCCGGCAAGCCGGTCGTCGCCACCAAGGTTGGTGGGCTGGTCGAAAGCGTTGCTCACGATGTGAATGGGCTGCTTGTCCCCAGCAACAACGCCCCGGCTTTGTCGCAGGCAATCATCGAGGTCTTGTCCGATGATCATCTCGCCACGCAGTATGGCCAAGCGGGTCAGGCTCGCTTCCGCGAGATGTTCGACAACACCCGCAATGTGATTCGCCACGAAGAGATTTACTCGGAGGTAATCCGCCGCGTCATGAAGCGGGAAGTCGCCACCGCCAAGGTTGGCTCGGTCTTGCCAACTTCCCCAATTCTCTCGCGCAAGATCACGACGGTGACGTAA
- the rdgB gene encoding RdgB/HAM1 family non-canonical purine NTP pyrophosphatase, giving the protein MSRPLSNCQELVVATSNPHKVRELSLLLIPLRIPVLALPNVVDFTPVVEDGITLAENARKKAIGYARQVKRWVLADDTGLEVDVLEGAPGVHSARYAGEGATAAMNLAKLMEQLNDVPAEERSARFICHLCLADPEGNVVREVHGICPGIILTKPIGTAGFGYDSLFQVAGMKQTLAQLSEDQTAMVGHRGHAARALLEAWHAT; this is encoded by the coding sequence ATGTCGCGTCCCTTGTCCAACTGTCAGGAACTGGTCGTCGCCACGTCAAACCCGCACAAGGTACGCGAACTAAGCTTGCTGCTAATCCCTCTGCGAATACCGGTCTTGGCCTTACCAAACGTAGTCGACTTCACGCCTGTGGTTGAAGACGGCATCACGCTGGCCGAGAACGCTCGCAAGAAAGCGATCGGCTACGCCAGGCAAGTGAAGCGATGGGTTTTGGCCGACGACACCGGACTGGAAGTCGACGTATTGGAAGGAGCCCCCGGCGTACACTCAGCCCGCTATGCCGGTGAAGGTGCCACCGCGGCCATGAACCTGGCCAAGCTGATGGAACAGTTGAACGACGTTCCTGCGGAAGAGCGATCGGCCCGCTTCATCTGTCATCTCTGCCTGGCCGATCCGGAAGGGAACGTCGTGCGAGAAGTCCACGGCATCTGCCCCGGGATCATTCTCACCAAACCGATCGGCACCGCCGGATTCGGTTACGACAGCCTGTTTCAAGTCGCCGGCATGAAGCAAACCCTCGCTCAACTGAGCGAAGATCAAACGGCCATGGTCGGCCATCGCGGGCACGCAGCCCGAGCGTTGTTAGAAGCCTGGCACGCCACCTAG